AATCTATAAATCCGGATTACCGATTGAGTGGTGCCAAGTCTTGATGACTGGTTCACATGCACTAACACAAAGCCTCATTACTAATGAACAAGTGAATTTGTTGACTTTTGTTGGCAGTGCAAAAATTGGCTGGATGCTCCGAAGTAAGTTATCACCCGGGACGCGCTGCCTCCTTGAGCATGGCGGAGTTGCCCCTGTGATTGTCGAGGAAACCGCTGATCTGGTTGAAACGGTTGCATCGATAGTGAAAGGCGGCTTCTATCATGCTGGGCAAGTTTGCGTTTCAGTACAGAGAGTCTTCTTGCCAGACACAAGGTTAAAAGAATTCTCCGATGAACTCGTTAGACAGACCCAATTATTAGTTACGGGTGATCAGCTTAGCGAAAAAACAGATGTAGGTCCTCTTATTCGTGGTTCTGAAATAAGTCGTATCGAGTCATGGATTAATGAGGCAATAGAAGAAGGAGCAACATTACTTTGTGGTGGTGAAAGGATAAACGACTCATGTTTGCTTCCCACTCTACTCCTTAATCCAAGTAAAAGCTCAAAAGTGACACAACAAGAAATATTCGGACCTGTGATCGCACTTTATTCATACTCAAACATTGGTGATGCAATAGAGCAAGCTAATCACTCTCAATTTTCGTTTCAATCTGCTGTATTCAGTAAAGATATCGACAAATCAAATTATATCGCTAGAGAACTAAATTCGTCAGCTGTGATGATTAATGACCATTCTGCATTTCGTGATGATGATATGCCTTTCTCTGGCCTAAACCAATCAGGGTTAGGGGTTGGAGGGATACGTAATACTATAA
Above is a window of Vibrio tubiashii DNA encoding:
- a CDS encoding aldehyde dehydrogenase family protein, translating into MNYVKTSFIANSPSNNEKCVHIVKNPYSGEAIGSVELSDQNDISLAFDNARDVFKNRKRWLSRDQRLAVLNNLVTLMKNDIDKLVHIAASEGGKPIIDTKTEVKRAIRGVELCVRYLSQNNTEPVHLHSDDTESHIRTSYSLKEPIGIVVAVSAFNHPLNLIVHQVIPAIVCGNPILIKPAADTPLSCFNLVKLIYKSGLPIEWCQVLMTGSHALTQSLITNEQVNLLTFVGSAKIGWMLRSKLSPGTRCLLEHGGVAPVIVEETADLVETVASIVKGGFYHAGQVCVSVQRVFLPDTRLKEFSDELVRQTQLLVTGDQLSEKTDVGPLIRGSEISRIESWINEAIEEGATLLCGGERINDSCLLPTLLLNPSKSSKVTQQEIFGPVIALYSYSNIGDAIEQANHSQFSFQSAVFSKDIDKSNYIARELNSSAVMINDHSAFRDDDMPFSGLNQSGLGVGGIRNTINEMQTNKMIVQRIKGNKDMEKQLKINN